One Desulfobacterales bacterium genomic window, GGCATCCGCTTTATCTGTCCTGCTTGCTTTTTATCTGGTCAAGCCCGTCTATTACAGCAGACCGGCTATTAATGAACCTTCTGTGGACTATCTGGATCGTAATCGGTACGATCCTGGAAGAAAAAGATCTGGTGGCCCGGTATGGAAGCCGTTACCGAACCTATCAAAAACATGTTGGCATGTTGTTCCCCCGTTTACTAAACCAAAAAGGGAATCAATAGGTAAATAGAGATGATTGTTCTCTGCTTCCAATAAAAAAGACGCTTAAAAAGCGTCTTTTTTATCTCGCTTATCATTCGGAAGCCGGTTTGAATTAGATATTATCTCTAAAACTCAGCGTTCCTTTTTCATATTTGGCGCATGTCGTTTCATTGATATTGGGAATCAGCCGCACCCAGACCGCTCCGGAAGCTGCTCTGTTGACGGTGCACCTTCCCTGAATCGGATTGGTTACATCGCTGGTTGACCAGCGGCAGGTTTTGCAAGGCTTGTTCGTGCCCGGTTCATTTAGCA contains:
- a CDS encoding benzylsuccinate synthase beta subunit family protein, whose product is MEFPKSPISMLNEPGTNKPCKTCRWSTSDVTNPIQGRCTVNRAASGAVWVRLIPNINETTCAKYEKGTLSFRDNI